The Deinococcus wulumuqiensis R12 genome has a window encoding:
- a CDS encoding ABC transporter substrate-binding protein — MTRLSRPLGAVALATLALSLSACKSETKTTTTTTEQTQSADAQTSTEQTSTEQTTTTTTSGKNLNTLVVQESADIPTLDPGTTYDTASGQVVENLYETLLGYQGNSIRELQPLLATEWEQSDDGREYRFTLREGVKFHSGNPFECKDAEYTFRRNLVTNTADSGNWFLSESLLGTASNANDDQSVTWEKITDAVKCDGETLVFNLPKIDPAFLSKLAYIGQGIVDSEHAKKIGEWDGTEATWKDAVGKDLIGSPLANDPSGTGAYKLLKKDATSVAAVAFDGYWGDKPSIQNVIIQKVPEPAARIQAFLKGDADFIETGGREIVETQLKGKPGVAVLDDLPDTTATGLSMNQNIKVKAGQEQQQIGSGKLDGQGIPANFFSDVDVRRGFVAAFDVPSYIQEVQRGKGTERNFLLPDSFPGYDASVPGAKFDLDAAKQAFQKAWNGQVWDQGFTLNVSYRAGSRGMQTAMEMLKRNIEGLNPKFKVNVVAKEWSEIIKASGEGTEAMVVTSWAPDYADPDNFVNTFYSSSGYYAPRINAKDAQIDGWIAEARSTTDEQKRNALYRQIAERAQEQALYILMPGGVGYSVYRDNIGGVNTENYNPMYGFSQAGTLWKNLTKS; from the coding sequence ATGACCAGACTTTCCCGACCCCTTGGTGCTGTGGCGCTTGCCACGCTCGCCCTGAGTCTTTCGGCTTGCAAGAGCGAGACCAAAACGACCACCACGACCACCGAGCAGACCCAGAGCGCGGATGCCCAGACCTCAACCGAGCAGACTTCGACCGAGCAGACCACCACGACCACCACGTCGGGCAAGAACCTGAACACCCTGGTCGTGCAGGAATCGGCCGACATTCCCACCCTCGACCCCGGCACCACCTACGACACCGCCAGCGGTCAGGTCGTGGAAAACCTGTACGAGACGCTTCTGGGCTACCAGGGCAACTCCATCCGTGAACTTCAGCCCCTGCTGGCGACCGAGTGGGAGCAGAGCGACGACGGGCGCGAGTACCGCTTCACCCTGCGCGAAGGCGTGAAGTTCCACAGCGGCAACCCCTTCGAGTGCAAGGACGCCGAGTACACCTTCCGGCGCAACCTCGTGACCAACACCGCCGACAGCGGCAACTGGTTCCTGTCCGAGTCGCTGCTCGGCACCGCCAGCAACGCCAACGACGACCAGTCGGTGACCTGGGAGAAAATCACCGACGCCGTGAAGTGCGACGGTGAGACGCTGGTGTTCAATCTGCCCAAGATCGACCCGGCGTTCCTGTCCAAGCTCGCCTACATCGGCCAGGGCATCGTGGACAGCGAGCACGCCAAGAAAATCGGCGAGTGGGACGGCACCGAAGCCACCTGGAAGGACGCGGTGGGCAAGGACCTGATCGGCAGCCCGCTGGCGAACGACCCCAGCGGCACCGGCGCGTATAAGCTGCTCAAGAAGGACGCGACCTCGGTGGCTGCCGTCGCCTTCGACGGGTACTGGGGCGACAAGCCCAGCATCCAGAACGTGATTATCCAGAAGGTGCCCGAGCCGGCAGCCCGCATTCAGGCCTTCCTGAAGGGCGACGCCGACTTCATCGAGACGGGCGGGCGCGAAATCGTGGAAACGCAGCTCAAGGGCAAGCCCGGCGTGGCGGTCCTCGACGACCTGCCCGACACCACCGCCACCGGCCTGAGCATGAACCAGAACATCAAGGTCAAGGCCGGGCAGGAGCAGCAGCAGATCGGCAGCGGCAAGCTCGACGGTCAGGGCATTCCCGCCAACTTCTTCAGTGACGTGGACGTGCGCCGGGGCTTCGTGGCCGCCTTCGACGTGCCGTCGTACATCCAGGAAGTGCAGCGTGGTAAGGGCACCGAGCGCAACTTCCTGCTGCCCGATTCCTTCCCCGGGTACGACGCGAGCGTGCCGGGCGCCAAGTTCGACCTCGACGCCGCCAAGCAGGCCTTCCAGAAAGCCTGGAACGGTCAGGTCTGGGACCAGGGCTTTACCCTCAACGTGTCCTACCGCGCGGGCAGCCGGGGCATGCAGACCGCCATGGAAATGCTCAAGCGCAACATTGAGGGCCTGAACCCCAAGTTCAAGGTCAACGTCGTCGCCAAGGAATGGAGCGAAATCATCAAGGCCAGCGGCGAAGGCACCGAGGCGATGGTGGTCACGAGCTGGGCGCCCGATTACGCCGACCCGGACAACTTCGTCAACACCTTCTACTCCTCCAGCGGCTACTACGCGCCGCGCATCAACGCCAAGGACGCGCAGATCGACGGCTGGATCGCCGAGGCCCGCAGCACCACCGATGAGCAAAAGCGCAACGCCCTGTACCGGCAGATCGCCGAGCGTGCCCAGGAGCAGGCGCTGTACATCCTGATGCCGGGCGGGGTGGGTTACTCGGTCTACCGCGACAATATCGGCGGCGTGAATACCGAGAACTACAACCCGATGTACGGCTTTTCCCAGGCCGGAACGCTCTGGAAAAACCTCACCAAGAGCTGA
- a CDS encoding Hsp33 family molecular chaperone HslO: MTDTAKANTATPDAYADLPLPASFILRGTAAGGTLRLVGIEASHVVEEARLRHGLSKTATAALGRTLAASALLAAVLGKRTDSRVTVRVDGGGPVGWIVAEGSTDGRLRGYVRHPDADLPLRESDGKLDVRGIVGVDGELAVTRLLENGEPYTGSVRLRSGEIAEDVSLYLGSSEQIPNAVLLGVYEEGGRVAHAGGLLIQAMPGVTDETLARLEANIAALGMLTDQLRAGGLLGAMQGAAEGLDLQLATEAQPARLSCRCSRERAADSLKFFGAQERQEMIDAGGQEVLCHWCGEAYRLSPDEIAALDDGETRARA, encoded by the coding sequence ATGACCGATACTGCCAAAGCCAACACTGCCACCCCGGACGCTTACGCCGACCTGCCGCTGCCCGCTTCCTTCATCCTGCGCGGTACGGCGGCGGGCGGCACCCTGCGACTGGTGGGCATCGAGGCGTCGCACGTCGTGGAAGAAGCGCGGCTGCGGCACGGCCTGAGCAAGACGGCGACGGCGGCGCTGGGGCGCACGCTGGCGGCCTCGGCGCTGCTGGCGGCAGTGCTGGGCAAGCGCACCGACTCGCGGGTGACGGTGCGGGTAGACGGCGGCGGGCCGGTGGGCTGGATCGTGGCCGAGGGCAGCACCGACGGGCGCCTGCGCGGGTATGTCCGGCACCCGGACGCCGACCTGCCCCTGCGCGAGAGCGACGGCAAACTCGACGTGCGCGGCATCGTGGGCGTGGACGGCGAACTGGCCGTCACCCGGCTGCTCGAAAACGGCGAACCCTACACCGGCAGCGTGCGCCTGCGCAGCGGCGAAATCGCCGAGGACGTGAGCCTCTACCTGGGGTCGTCCGAACAGATTCCCAACGCGGTGCTGCTCGGCGTGTACGAGGAAGGGGGCCGGGTCGCCCACGCGGGCGGGCTGCTGATTCAGGCCATGCCCGGCGTGACCGACGAAACGCTGGCGCGGCTGGAAGCCAACATCGCCGCGCTGGGCATGCTGACCGACCAGCTCCGCGCCGGGGGGCTGCTCGGGGCGATGCAGGGGGCCGCCGAGGGCCTGGACCTGCAACTGGCGACCGAGGCGCAACCCGCCCGCCTTTCGTGCCGCTGCTCGCGCGAAAGGGCCGCCGACAGCCTGAAATTCTTCGGTGCCCAGGAGCGGCAGGAGATGATCGACGCGGGCGGCCAGGAAGTGCTGTGCCACTGGTGCGGCGAGGCCTACCGGCTCTCCCCCGACGAGATCGCGGCGCTCGACGACGGCGAGACGCGGGCGCGGGCGTAA
- a CDS encoding S1C family serine protease yields the protein MKAKGWAVMLVLVGLGLGATVLRDQVPLGGARSPAPTSTSASGPAAEAGARLQNEQNTIEIVQKYEPGLVFISTEERVASQDPFGWMTDQGQGEVQRGLGSGFFVNSAGDILTNYHVVAGADGGAADRIQIRLLGGTETLDAQVIGLAPQYDLALLRAPDLKPADIRPIPLGDSDRLAVGQKAVAMGAPFGLEFSVSEGIVSATSRQIPIGFSAGGEGITQRAIQTDAAINPGNSGGPLLGSDGRVIGINTQIYSPSGQAGAAQSAGVGFAIPINTARNLLPRLQAAGGQMVYAPRVGIEPGILVRGRGGVLALGLGMLDPQGKRAAGLPDTGLLIGGVAPGGAAARAGLRGGGPPQDLPGGGQIQLGGDVIVQAAGQPVDALEDLQAVLLDKKVGDRVTLKVVRGGQTRDVTLTLDESAFQ from the coding sequence ATGAAGGCGAAGGGCTGGGCCGTGATGCTGGTGCTGGTGGGGTTGGGACTGGGCGCGACCGTCCTGCGGGATCAGGTGCCGCTGGGGGGCGCCCGCAGCCCGGCGCCCACGTCCACTTCGGCGAGCGGCCCAGCCGCCGAAGCAGGCGCGCGGCTGCAAAACGAGCAGAACACCATCGAAATCGTGCAGAAATACGAGCCGGGACTGGTCTTTATCTCCACCGAGGAGCGGGTGGCGAGCCAGGACCCCTTCGGCTGGATGACCGATCAGGGCCAGGGCGAGGTGCAGCGCGGGCTGGGCAGCGGGTTTTTCGTCAATTCGGCGGGCGACATCCTGACCAACTACCACGTGGTCGCCGGGGCAGACGGCGGGGCCGCGGACCGCATCCAGATTCGGCTGCTGGGGGGCACGGAAACGCTGGACGCGCAGGTCATCGGGCTGGCGCCGCAGTACGACCTCGCCCTGCTGCGTGCTCCTGACCTGAAGCCCGCCGACATCCGGCCCATTCCGCTGGGCGACAGCGACCGGCTGGCCGTGGGCCAGAAGGCGGTGGCGATGGGTGCGCCCTTCGGCCTGGAATTCAGCGTTTCCGAGGGCATCGTGAGTGCCACCTCGCGCCAGATTCCCATCGGATTTTCGGCGGGGGGAGAAGGTATCACGCAGCGGGCCATCCAGACCGACGCGGCCATCAACCCCGGCAACTCGGGCGGGCCACTGCTGGGCAGCGACGGGCGGGTCATCGGCATCAACACCCAGATCTACTCGCCCAGCGGTCAGGCGGGCGCGGCCCAGAGCGCGGGGGTGGGCTTCGCCATTCCCATCAACACCGCCCGCAACCTGCTGCCCCGCTTGCAGGCGGCAGGCGGACAGATGGTCTACGCGCCGCGTGTGGGCATTGAGCCCGGGATTCTGGTGCGGGGCCGGGGCGGCGTGCTCGCGCTCGGGCTGGGGATGCTCGACCCGCAGGGCAAGCGGGCGGCGGGGCTGCCCGACACCGGCCTGCTGATCGGCGGGGTGGCGCCGGGTGGCGCGGCGGCGCGGGCGGGGCTGCGCGGGGGCGGCCCTCCCCAGGACCTCCCCGGCGGGGGCCAAATCCAGCTCGGCGGCGACGTGATCGTGCAGGCCGCCGGGCAGCCGGTGGACGCCCTCGAAGACCTGCAAGCCGTGCTGCTCGACAAGAAGGTGGGCGACCGGGTCACGCTCAAGGTGGTGCGGGGCGGGCAGACGCGGGACGTGACGCTCACCCTCGACGAGTCGGCCTTTCAGTGA
- a CDS encoding CCA tRNA nucleotidyltransferase, giving the protein MSGLGTAVGAQVWAQLQPQDRAWLRDLARRAGPGTELALVGGAVRDALLGQTPLDLDIVVSDIALPDITVPDIAVSGGTGSDVQALAQASGLPFVYHPAFGNATLTLPDGRGADLVRARRETYPQPGHNPRPLPGSLPDDLRRRDFGINALALRLSADGPPELLDVVGGLGDLQRRELRPLHGRSFHEDASRLVRAARLAARLKLCAAPELRAQVPDALAQAERTPRLWAELKLLLAEPRPGQAARVLDDWGAGALLPGFPLLETLDARQDAGSPVLPITYAAAVLSAAPDPSVLAGRLGVGERPAALLARALSDSSFAPGTPERQLREVLRPDSYPPLTGREVLALGVAPGPQVGKALAHLAGLRQAGAVRSPDEERAALRAYLAQPSTQASAQPSPRSGPNPKAN; this is encoded by the coding sequence ATGTCGGGGCTGGGCACGGCTGTCGGGGCGCAGGTCTGGGCACAGCTTCAGCCGCAGGACCGGGCGTGGCTGCGCGACCTGGCCCGCCGAGCCGGGCCGGGCACCGAACTGGCACTCGTCGGCGGGGCCGTCAGAGACGCGCTGCTGGGACAGACACCGCTCGACCTCGACATTGTGGTGTCGGACATCGCGCTGCCGGACATTACGGTGCCGGACATTGCGGTATCGGGCGGGACGGGCAGCGACGTGCAGGCGCTGGCGCAGGCGAGCGGGCTGCCGTTCGTCTACCACCCGGCGTTCGGGAACGCCACGCTGACCCTGCCCGACGGACGCGGCGCCGATCTGGTGCGGGCGCGGCGCGAAACCTACCCGCAGCCGGGGCACAACCCGAGGCCGCTGCCGGGCAGCCTGCCCGACGATCTGCGCCGCCGCGACTTCGGAATCAACGCGCTCGCCCTGCGGCTGTCGGCGGATGGCCCGCCCGAACTGCTCGACGTGGTGGGGGGGCTGGGCGACCTGCAACGCCGGGAACTGCGGCCCCTGCATGGCCGCTCCTTTCATGAGGACGCCAGCCGACTGGTGCGGGCGGCCCGGCTCGCGGCGCGGCTGAAGTTGTGCGCGGCGCCGGAGCTGCGGGCGCAGGTGCCCGACGCCCTCGCGCAGGCGGAGCGCACCCCCCGGCTGTGGGCCGAGCTGAAACTGCTGCTCGCCGAACCGCGCCCGGGACAGGCGGCCCGCGTGCTGGACGACTGGGGCGCGGGGGCACTGCTGCCGGGCTTCCCCCTGCTGGAGACGCTCGACGCCCGGCAGGACGCAGGGAGTCCGGTGCTGCCCATCACCTACGCGGCGGCGGTCCTGTCGGCGGCCCCCGACCCGTCCGTCCTTGCCGGGCGACTGGGGGTGGGGGAGCGCCCGGCGGCGCTGCTCGCACGGGCGCTGTCGGACAGTTCTTTTGCGCCGGGCACACCGGAGCGGCAACTGCGCGAGGTGTTGCGCCCGGACAGCTACCCGCCGCTCACGGGCCGCGAGGTGCTGGCGCTCGGCGTAGCGCCGGGGCCGCAGGTGGGGAAGGCTCTGGCGCACCTCGCCGGATTGCGTCAGGCAGGAGCGGTGCGCTCCCCCGATGAGGAGCGGGCGGCGTTGCGGGCTTATCTGGCCCAACCCTCGACCCAGGCTTCAGCACAACCCAGCCCCCGAAGCGGCCCGAACCCCAAGGCGAACTGA
- a CDS encoding site-2 protease family protein, translating into MGLISLLQVSPLAFAITALALVLSLTVHEFAHAYAADRLGDRTPRSYGRVTLNPLKHLDPLGTLLLLFVGFGFARPVPINPRNLGRWGTLWATAAGPLSNLLIALVCAALIAFVPVSTLFGVVLSTVLSINVVLAVFNLLPIPLLDGSRILGSLVPSLGRSLAQFEAQPFSFLIVMVFIYALSGQIGSLIGQVQRWVLGLVGA; encoded by the coding sequence ATGGGTCTGATTTCCCTGCTGCAAGTGAGTCCGCTCGCCTTCGCCATCACGGCGCTGGCGCTGGTGCTGTCGCTGACCGTTCACGAATTTGCACACGCTTACGCGGCTGACCGCCTGGGGGACCGCACCCCGCGCAGTTACGGGCGGGTCACGCTCAACCCGCTCAAGCACCTCGACCCGCTCGGCACGCTGCTGCTGCTGTTCGTGGGCTTCGGTTTCGCCCGCCCGGTGCCGATCAATCCGCGCAACCTGGGGCGCTGGGGCACGCTGTGGGCCACCGCCGCCGGGCCGCTGAGCAACCTGCTGATCGCGCTGGTCTGCGCCGCGCTGATCGCCTTCGTGCCGGTGTCGACGCTGTTCGGCGTCGTGCTGAGCACGGTGCTGAGCATCAACGTGGTGCTCGCCGTCTTCAACCTGCTGCCGATTCCGCTGCTCGACGGCAGCCGCATCCTCGGCTCGCTGGTGCCCTCGCTGGGCCGCAGCCTGGCGCAGTTCGAGGCCCAGCCCTTCTCCTTCCTGATCGTGATGGTCTTCATCTACGCCCTGAGCGGTCAGATCGGCAGCCTGATCGGTCAGGTGCAGCGCTGGGTGCTGGGGCTGGTCGGCGCCTGA
- a CDS encoding GGDEF domain-containing protein yields the protein MSPLTASPRARPPTTFTALYFQLLALTILWSTSLAASPNYLATLPLWLPLLLVALFYRWIPPRLEEGMRLALTGLHLLLLAGVNAWQYWMPQDDLSSRSGFALLLLAGPITSMAWSFLFVDRPRLGQALTLTLVGLSSLLVGQWARPTGNEPGLALIMLLSCVVGGLFGQQTIRLQRQAQRSAQDAQRDPLTGLLNRRAFDEAARQAAQSGVLALLDLDHFKAINDQHGHTAGDRVLRGVADVLLDHLPAGSSAYRWGGEEFALLLPGLFPAEAEDLLDSVRQEVQVRSFAGGTHVTLSAGLGQYVMPEHLPGIFAEVDAALLAAKRAGRNRVMHVAGQPPQA from the coding sequence ATGTCGCCCCTCACCGCTTCACCTCGCGCCCGCCCGCCGACGACCTTCACGGCGCTCTATTTTCAGTTGCTGGCGCTCACGATTCTCTGGAGCACCTCGCTGGCGGCCTCTCCCAACTATCTGGCGACCCTGCCGCTGTGGTTGCCGCTGCTGCTGGTCGCGCTGTTTTACCGCTGGATTCCGCCCAGGCTGGAAGAGGGGATGCGGCTGGCCCTGACCGGTCTGCACCTGCTGCTGCTTGCCGGGGTCAACGCCTGGCAGTACTGGATGCCGCAGGACGACCTGAGCAGCCGCTCGGGATTCGCGCTGCTGCTGCTGGCGGGGCCGATCACGAGCATGGCCTGGAGTTTTCTGTTCGTGGACCGTCCCCGGTTGGGGCAGGCGCTAACGCTGACGCTCGTGGGGCTGTCGAGCCTGCTGGTGGGGCAGTGGGCGCGGCCCACCGGCAACGAGCCGGGGCTGGCGCTGATCATGTTGCTGAGCTGTGTGGTGGGCGGTCTGTTCGGCCAGCAGACGATTCGTTTGCAGCGACAGGCCCAGCGCAGTGCACAGGATGCCCAGCGCGACCCGCTGACCGGCCTGCTCAATCGCCGCGCCTTCGACGAGGCGGCGCGGCAGGCTGCCCAGAGCGGCGTCCTGGCGCTGCTGGACCTGGACCATTTCAAGGCGATCAACGACCAGCACGGCCACACCGCCGGGGACCGGGTGCTGCGCGGTGTGGCCGACGTGCTGCTCGACCACCTGCCCGCCGGCAGCTCGGCGTACCGCTGGGGCGGCGAGGAGTTCGCCCTGCTGCTGCCTGGCCTGTTTCCCGCCGAAGCCGAAGACCTGCTCGACAGCGTGCGGCAAGAAGTGCAGGTGCGCAGTTTCGCCGGGGGCACCCACGTCACCCTCAGCGCCGGCCTGGGCCAGTATGTGATGCCCGAACACTTGCCCGGTATCTTTGCCGAGGTGGACGCCGCCCTGCTCGCCGCCAAACGCGCCGGGCGCAACCGGGTGATGCACGTGGCGGGCCAGCCACCCCAAGCCTGA
- a CDS encoding Glu/Leu/Phe/Val family dehydrogenase, translating into MTTTDQPTAQSGARHEIPSYLDPNNIGPYEIYLEQVDRVTPYLGKLAYWVETLKRPKRILVVDVPVHLDDGTVAHFEGYRVQHNTSRGPAKGGVRYHQDVTLSEVMALSAWMTIKNAAVNLPYGGGKGGIRLDPRKYSQGELERVTRRYTTEIGLIIGPEKDIPAPDVNTGPQTMAWMMDTYSMNVGRTATGVVTGKPVSLGGSLGRADATGRGVFVTGAEAMSKLGMPLEGARIAVQGFGNVGEAAARIFHQHGAKIVAIQDVTGTVYSAAGIDPGKALAHLKQTGRITGLEGTEEVQKDEFWSVDCDVLIPAALEKQITLQNADKIKAKLVVEGANGPTIPAADDLLAQKGVTVVPDVLANAGGVSVSYFEWVQDFSSFFWTEDEINARLDRIMREAFQSLWDVKEKHGVTLRTAVYIVACTRVLEARALRGLYP; encoded by the coding sequence ATGACCACCACCGACCAGCCCACCGCGCAGTCCGGCGCCCGGCACGAAATCCCCAGCTACCTCGACCCCAACAACATCGGTCCCTACGAGATCTATCTGGAGCAGGTGGACCGCGTGACCCCCTACCTTGGCAAGCTCGCCTACTGGGTCGAGACCCTCAAGCGCCCCAAGCGGATTCTGGTGGTGGACGTGCCGGTCCACCTCGACGACGGCACCGTGGCCCACTTCGAGGGCTACCGCGTGCAGCACAACACCTCGCGCGGTCCGGCCAAGGGGGGTGTGCGCTACCACCAGGACGTGACCCTCAGCGAAGTGATGGCGCTCTCGGCGTGGATGACCATCAAGAACGCCGCCGTCAACCTGCCTTACGGCGGCGGCAAGGGCGGCATCCGCCTCGACCCGCGCAAGTACAGCCAGGGCGAACTCGAGCGCGTGACCCGGCGCTACACCACCGAAATCGGCCTCATCATCGGGCCGGAAAAGGACATCCCCGCGCCTGACGTGAACACCGGCCCGCAGACGATGGCCTGGATGATGGACACCTACTCCATGAACGTGGGCCGCACGGCGACCGGCGTGGTGACCGGCAAGCCCGTGTCGCTGGGCGGCTCGCTGGGCCGCGCCGACGCGACCGGGCGCGGCGTGTTCGTGACCGGCGCCGAGGCGATGAGCAAGCTCGGGATGCCGCTGGAAGGTGCCCGCATCGCCGTGCAGGGCTTCGGCAACGTGGGCGAGGCCGCCGCCCGCATCTTCCACCAGCACGGCGCCAAGATCGTCGCCATTCAGGACGTGACCGGCACTGTTTACAGCGCGGCGGGCATCGACCCCGGCAAGGCGCTGGCGCACCTCAAACAGACCGGCAGAATCACGGGTCTGGAAGGCACCGAGGAAGTCCAGAAAGACGAATTCTGGTCGGTGGACTGCGACGTGCTGATTCCGGCGGCGCTGGAAAAGCAGATCACCCTGCAAAACGCCGACAAAATCAAGGCCAAGCTGGTCGTGGAAGGCGCCAACGGCCCCACCATCCCGGCCGCCGACGACCTGCTCGCGCAAAAGGGCGTGACCGTCGTGCCCGACGTGCTCGCCAACGCGGGCGGCGTGAGCGTGTCGTACTTCGAGTGGGTGCAGGACTTCTCCAGCTTCTTCTGGACCGAAGACGAGATCAACGCCCGCCTCGACCGCATCATGCGCGAAGCCTTCCAGAGCCTCTGGGACGTGAAGGAAAAGCACGGCGTGACCCTGCGCACCGCCGTCTACATCGTCGCCTGCACCCGCGTTCTCGAAGCGCGGGCGCTGCGCGGGCTGTACCCGTAA
- a CDS encoding Glu/Leu/Phe/Val family dehydrogenase — MRATGLNWQGLIEQLQQALPYTEVTDQSLAYFKYPKRTVSINLPVRMDDGQVRMFRGYRTVHSTARGPSMGGVRYKAGMTAHECEVLAAIMTLKAAVADLPLGGAKGGVDVDPATLSPHELEGLTRRFTSELVELIGKNEDILAPDVGTDQQVMAWALDAYNENTGETTNGVVVGKPLPLGGSYGSKDARGRSAALVTARVLQDAGVPLQRARVAVFGYGDVARRAAQLLAEQGALVVALSDHAGSEQESATYASSGLDLTALEAHHAASGSLGGFATDITPQELVELDVDVLVLAYDYGAVNAGNAHAVRARYVVEATNRAVLPEAERFLTGQGVQVIPDVVASIGGIVVNYLEWVQDASNFFWTETEIEAAIDARVNAALDTVLAFAEASDTDLRTAAYAVALGRLHNATVMRGVYP, encoded by the coding sequence ATGCGGGCGACCGGACTCAACTGGCAGGGGCTGATTGAGCAGCTTCAGCAGGCCCTGCCCTACACCGAGGTGACCGACCAGTCCCTCGCCTATTTCAAGTATCCCAAACGCACGGTGAGCATCAACCTGCCGGTGCGGATGGACGACGGCCAGGTGCGGATGTTCCGTGGTTACCGCACGGTTCATTCCACGGCGCGTGGCCCCAGCATGGGCGGCGTGCGGTACAAGGCCGGCATGACCGCCCACGAATGCGAGGTGCTCGCGGCCATCATGACCCTCAAGGCGGCGGTGGCCGACCTGCCGCTCGGCGGCGCGAAGGGCGGCGTGGACGTGGACCCGGCGACCCTCAGCCCACACGAACTCGAGGGCCTGACCCGGCGCTTTACCTCGGAACTGGTGGAACTCATCGGCAAGAACGAGGACATTCTGGCGCCCGACGTGGGCACCGACCAGCAGGTGATGGCGTGGGCGCTCGACGCCTACAACGAGAACACCGGCGAAACGACCAACGGCGTGGTCGTCGGCAAGCCGCTGCCCCTCGGCGGCAGCTACGGCAGCAAGGACGCCCGGGGCCGCAGCGCCGCGCTGGTGACCGCCCGCGTGCTGCAAGACGCCGGGGTGCCCCTGCAGCGGGCGCGGGTGGCGGTGTTCGGCTACGGTGACGTGGCCCGCCGCGCCGCGCAACTGCTCGCCGAGCAGGGCGCCCTGGTGGTGGCCCTGAGCGACCACGCGGGCAGCGAGCAGGAAAGTGCGACCTATGCCAGCTCCGGCCTGGACCTGACTGCCCTCGAAGCCCACCACGCGGCCTCGGGCAGCCTGGGCGGGTTCGCCACCGACATCACCCCCCAGGAACTGGTCGAACTCGATGTGGACGTGCTGGTCCTCGCCTACGACTACGGCGCCGTGAACGCGGGCAATGCCCACGCCGTTCGCGCCCGCTACGTGGTCGAGGCGACCAACCGCGCCGTGTTGCCCGAAGCCGAGCGCTTCCTGACCGGACAGGGCGTACAGGTGATTCCCGACGTGGTGGCGAGCATCGGCGGCATTGTCGTGAACTACCTCGAATGGGTGCAGGACGCCAGCAACTTCTTCTGGACCGAAACCGAAATCGAAGCGGCCATCGACGCCCGCGTGAACGCCGCGCTCGATACCGTGCTCGCCTTTGCCGAGGCCAGCGACACCGACCTGCGCACCGCCGCCTACGCGGTGGCCCTGGGCCGCCTGCACAACGCGACGGTCATGCGCGGCGTGTACCCGTAA
- a CDS encoding alpha-ketoacid dehydrogenase subunit beta: MTTETVTTRTMTMVAAINDALDIALARDPDVCIFGEDVGVMGGVFRATDGLQRKHGVERVFDTPLAEAGIVGMGIGMGLAGLKPVAEIQFAGFLYPALDQILSHLGRYRHRTRSRYHLPMVIRAPYGGGVHTPEQHADSPEAILAHTPGVKVVIPSTPSDAKGLLLAAIDDPDPVFFFESIKMYRSLKEDVQTGHYTLPIGKARIVKPGDDVTVICYGGMVEVCQKAAEAAAQAGIGVEVIDLRTLVPLDLGTILASVEKTGRVVIVTEAPRTAGFHSEISANIAEEAIEFLQAPIVRVTGFDAPYPPFTAIEDLYRPGPLRVARAIKKVMAY, from the coding sequence ATGACCACCGAAACCGTGACCACCAGAACCATGACGATGGTCGCCGCCATCAACGACGCGCTGGACATCGCCCTTGCCCGTGACCCCGACGTGTGCATCTTCGGGGAAGACGTGGGCGTGATGGGCGGCGTGTTTCGCGCCACCGACGGCCTGCAACGCAAGCACGGCGTAGAGCGCGTGTTCGACACCCCGCTGGCCGAGGCGGGCATCGTGGGCATGGGCATCGGCATGGGGCTGGCGGGCCTGAAGCCGGTGGCCGAAATTCAGTTCGCGGGCTTCCTGTACCCCGCGCTCGACCAGATTCTTTCGCACCTGGGGCGCTACCGCCACCGCACCCGCAGCCGCTACCACCTGCCGATGGTGATTCGTGCGCCCTACGGCGGCGGGGTGCATACCCCCGAGCAGCACGCCGACAGCCCCGAGGCGATTCTGGCCCACACCCCCGGCGTCAAGGTCGTGATTCCGAGCACGCCCAGCGACGCCAAGGGCCTACTGCTCGCCGCCATTGACGACCCCGACCCGGTCTTTTTCTTCGAGAGCATCAAGATGTACCGCTCGCTCAAGGAAGACGTGCAGACCGGCCACTACACGCTGCCCATCGGCAAGGCCCGCATCGTGAAGCCGGGCGACGACGTGACCGTGATCTGCTACGGCGGCATGGTGGAAGTGTGCCAGAAGGCCGCCGAAGCCGCCGCTCAAGCGGGAATCGGCGTGGAGGTCATCGACCTGCGCACCCTGGTGCCGCTCGACCTGGGCACCATTCTGGCAAGCGTGGAAAAGACGGGCCGCGTGGTCATCGTCACCGAGGCACCCCGCACCGCCGGATTCCACTCCGAAATTTCGGCCAACATTGCCGAGGAAGCCATCGAATTCCTGCAAGCGCCCATCGTGCGCGTGACCGGCTTCGACGCGCCCTATCCGCCCTTTACCGCCATCGAAGACCTCTACCGCCCTGGCCCGCTGCGGGTGGCCAGGGCCATCAAGAAGGTCATGGCGTACTGA